Proteins from a genomic interval of Fundulus heteroclitus isolate FHET01 chromosome 21, MU-UCD_Fhet_4.1, whole genome shotgun sequence:
- the LOC105921570 gene encoding somatomedin-B and thrombospondin type-1 domain-containing protein, with amino-acid sequence MGSSVEVAYCLMVLCYLGQRHPVAAGCSGKCCRGRNVGCSTTDWRMDRAHGTCYCDEDCVKAKDCCFDYFTECPAQDCAVSDWSFWSGCAKPCQPSVRVRVRHVEQQPGNSGNPCPWLEERAGCWEYRDHHGHRCGLSSGPAFITSLEFGKGRPKQDSFGNPLDPGFCVEFQLETRTPHCAVEGRPHTHWMRYITAGFRVCVACEPPAMRNSSCQGDGQEADREALLHWQAVGNPHCRGTWKKVQKTPRCSCPTQHSFVFT; translated from the exons ATGGGATCCTCCGTAGAGGTGGCTTACTGCCTGATGGTGCTGTGTTATCTTGGACAGAGGCATCCGGTGGCCGCTGGCTGCTCGGGGAAGTGCTGCCGGGGCAGAAACGTGGGCTGTTCCACCACCGACTGGAGGATGGACCGAGCGCACGGGACGTGCTACTGCGACGAGGACTGCGTCAAGGCCAAGGACTGCTGCTTTGACTATTTCACAGAGTGTCCAG ctCAGGACTGTGCTGTGAGCGACTGGAGCTTTTGGAGCGGCTGTGCCAAACCCTGCCAGCCTTCGGTCAGAGTCCGAGTCCGTCACGTAGAGCAGCAGCCCGGTAACAGCGGTAATCCCTGTCCCTGGCTGGAGGAGAGAGCTGGGTGCTGGGAGTACAGAGACCATCACGGCCACCGCTGTGGACTCAGCTcag GTCCAGCATTCATCACCAGCCTGGAGTTTGGCAAAGGAAGGCCCAAGCAGGACAGCTTTGGAAACCCCCTGGACCCAGG GTTCTGCGTGGAGTTTCAGCTGGAGACCCGGACTCCACACTGCGCCGTGGAGGGCCGGCCTCACACTCACTGGATGCGCTACATAACCGCAGGGTTCAGGGTGTGTGTAGCGTGTGAACCTCCTGCCATGCGGAACAGCAGCTGCCAGGGCGACGGCCAGGAAGCAGACAG AGAAGCTTTGCTCCACTGGCAGGCGGTGGGGAACCCGCACTGCAGAGGGACATGGAAGAAGGTCCAGAAAACTCCACGGTGCTCCTGTCCAACACAACATAGCTTCGTCTTCACCTGA